The following are encoded in a window of Mycobacterium sp. ELW1 genomic DNA:
- a CDS encoding glutamate ABC transporter substrate-binding protein, with protein sequence MPILSGQSRPRFSWRLVGAAVLAVALPFAATGCGGGGSGDKLVIGTKFDQPGLGLKNPDGTMSGFDVDVAKYVAKELGYPEDKIEWKESPSGQRENLIQNGQVKYIVATYSITDSRKQKVDFAGPYLVTGQSLLVRADNTDITGAESLQNNKKLCSVSGSTPAQRIKDKYPGVQLQQYDTYSACVEALKNGAIDAVTTDEVILAGYAAQSPGAFKIVGQPFSEERYGIGLKKGDKELCTKITDAVKKMEADGSWKAAFDKNLGPAGITAPAPPALDGC encoded by the coding sequence ATGCCTATTCTTTCTGGCCAGTCCCGGCCACGTTTTTCCTGGCGGCTCGTCGGCGCCGCCGTGCTGGCCGTCGCGTTGCCGTTCGCCGCGACCGGGTGTGGTGGCGGTGGCAGCGGCGACAAGCTGGTCATCGGCACCAAGTTCGACCAGCCCGGCCTGGGGTTGAAGAACCCGGACGGCACGATGAGCGGCTTCGACGTCGACGTCGCCAAGTACGTCGCCAAGGAGCTCGGCTACCCCGAGGACAAGATCGAGTGGAAGGAATCCCCCTCCGGCCAGCGGGAGAACCTGATCCAGAACGGTCAGGTGAAGTACATCGTCGCGACCTACTCGATCACCGACTCGCGTAAGCAGAAGGTCGATTTCGCCGGCCCGTACCTGGTGACCGGACAGTCCCTGCTGGTTCGCGCCGACAACACCGACATCACCGGCGCGGAGTCGCTGCAGAACAACAAGAAGCTGTGCTCGGTCAGCGGGTCGACCCCGGCGCAGCGGATCAAGGACAAGTACCCGGGTGTCCAACTGCAGCAGTACGACACGTACTCGGCGTGCGTCGAGGCGCTGAAGAACGGCGCGATCGACGCGGTGACCACCGACGAGGTGATCCTGGCCGGCTACGCCGCACAGTCGCCCGGCGCTTTCAAGATCGTCGGCCAGCCGTTCTCCGAGGAGCGCTACGGCATCGGGCTCAAGAAGGGCGACAAGGAGCTGTGCACCAAGATCACTGACGCGGTGAAGAAGATGGAAGCCGACGGCTCCTGGAAGGCGGCGTTCGACAAGAACCTCGGCCCCGCCGGCATCACCGCTCCGGCGCCGCCGGCACTCGACGGCTGCTGA
- a CDS encoding amino acid ABC transporter permease, which yields MSTASVLFDAPGPRARVRNRIITLVTIVVAALVVWAVIAKLAGKGQLTAAKWQPFLTGNLWKTYVLPGVEGTLTAAGLSIVLAVILGFALGVGRLSRVGWIRWPSAVIVEFFRAVPVLIMMIFAYFLFALYDVFMSTHLALAGVVTGLTLYNGAVIAEIVRAGVNSLPRGQGEAAAALGLRSGQTMRSILLPQAITSMLPVLVSQLVVVLKDTAIGYQITFVEMVRQGTVVGSSYGNYVPALIVIAVLMISANFALSVAATRLERRLRRSKRAGVPVQTQAALEPGD from the coding sequence GTGAGCACGGCTTCGGTCCTCTTCGACGCGCCGGGCCCGCGGGCGCGGGTCCGCAACCGGATCATCACTCTGGTGACGATCGTCGTTGCCGCCCTGGTGGTCTGGGCGGTGATCGCCAAGCTCGCCGGCAAGGGACAGCTGACGGCGGCCAAATGGCAGCCGTTCCTGACCGGCAATCTCTGGAAGACCTACGTGCTGCCGGGCGTCGAAGGCACGCTGACGGCAGCGGGACTGTCGATCGTGCTGGCGGTGATCCTCGGTTTCGCCCTCGGCGTGGGGAGGTTGTCACGCGTCGGCTGGATCCGCTGGCCGTCGGCGGTGATCGTGGAGTTCTTCCGCGCCGTGCCGGTGCTGATCATGATGATCTTCGCGTACTTCCTGTTCGCGCTCTACGACGTGTTTATGTCGACGCATCTGGCGCTGGCCGGCGTGGTGACGGGCCTGACGCTCTACAACGGCGCGGTGATCGCCGAGATCGTCCGTGCCGGCGTCAACTCGCTGCCGCGCGGGCAGGGCGAGGCCGCGGCCGCGCTGGGATTGCGGTCGGGCCAGACGATGCGGTCGATCCTGCTGCCGCAGGCCATCACCTCGATGCTGCCGGTGTTGGTCTCGCAGCTGGTCGTGGTGTTGAAGGACACCGCGATCGGCTACCAGATCACCTTCGTCGAGATGGTCCGCCAGGGCACCGTGGTCGGGTCGAGCTACGGCAACTACGTTCCGGCGCTGATCGTGATCGCGGTGTTGATGATCAGTGCCAACTTCGCGTTGTCGGTGGCAGCCACCCGCCTGGAGCGGCGGTTGCGGCGGTCCAAACGAGCGGGTGTGCCCGTGCAGACGCAGGCCGCGCTGGAACCGGGCGACTAG
- a CDS encoding amino acid ABC transporter permease, which produces MDIFSEYRGQIFEAFWTTIQLTVFSAIGALILGTVLAAMRMAPVPMLNWLGTTYVNVVRNTPLTLIILFCSFGLAQTLGITLVDTNSPTSIEDSNFRLAVLGLTVYTASFVCETVRSGVNTVPIGQAEAARSLGFTFGQNLRMILLPQAFRSVIIPLGSVLIALTKNTTIASAIGVAEAALLMKGMIENTAALVAVGTIFALGFVILTLPLGLLFGWLGKRLAVAR; this is translated from the coding sequence GTGGACATCTTCAGCGAGTATCGCGGCCAGATATTCGAGGCGTTCTGGACCACGATTCAGCTCACGGTGTTCTCCGCGATCGGGGCGCTGATACTGGGCACGGTGCTGGCCGCGATGCGAATGGCACCGGTGCCGATGCTCAACTGGCTGGGCACCACCTACGTCAATGTGGTGCGCAATACTCCGCTGACGTTGATCATCCTGTTCTGCTCGTTCGGTCTTGCGCAGACGCTGGGCATCACGCTGGTGGACACGAACTCGCCAACGTCGATCGAGGACAGTAACTTTCGGCTTGCGGTACTCGGGCTGACGGTCTACACCGCGTCTTTCGTCTGCGAGACCGTGCGCTCAGGAGTGAACACCGTGCCGATCGGCCAGGCCGAAGCAGCCCGTTCGCTGGGCTTCACGTTCGGACAGAACCTGCGGATGATCCTGTTGCCGCAGGCATTCCGTTCGGTGATCATTCCGCTCGGCTCGGTGCTGATCGCGTTGACCAAAAACACCACGATCGCCTCGGCCATCGGGGTTGCCGAGGCGGCGCTGCTGATGAAGGGGATGATCGAGAACACCGCCGCGCTGGTGGCGGTCGGCACGATCTTCGCGCTGGGCTTCGTGATCCTCACCCTGCCGTTGGGGCTGCTGTTCGGGTGGCTGGGTAAGCGTCTGGCGGTGGCGAGGTGA
- a CDS encoding amino acid ABC transporter ATP-binding protein produces MISIQGVNKHFGDLHVLKDIDLEVDRGQVVVVLGPSGSGKSTLCRTINRLETIDSGTITIDGEQLPSEGRKLAQLRADVGMVFQSFNLFAHKTILDNVALAPVKVRKVAKDKAREHAMSLLERVGVANQADKYPAQLSGGQQQRVAIARSLAMKPKVMLFDEPTSALDPEMINEVLDVMTSLASEGMTMVVVTHEMGFARRAANRVVFMADGAVVEDAPPVEFFDNPRSERAKDFLGKILNH; encoded by the coding sequence ATGATCTCGATCCAGGGCGTCAACAAGCATTTCGGCGACCTGCATGTTCTGAAAGACATCGACCTTGAGGTCGACCGCGGCCAAGTGGTGGTGGTGCTGGGGCCGTCGGGGTCGGGCAAGTCGACCTTGTGCCGCACGATCAACCGCCTGGAAACCATCGACTCGGGCACCATCACCATCGACGGTGAGCAATTGCCTTCGGAGGGGCGCAAACTCGCGCAGTTGCGCGCCGATGTGGGCATGGTCTTCCAGTCGTTCAACCTGTTCGCGCACAAGACCATCCTGGACAACGTCGCCCTCGCTCCGGTGAAGGTGCGCAAGGTGGCCAAGGACAAGGCCCGCGAACACGCTATGTCGTTGCTGGAACGGGTGGGTGTTGCCAACCAGGCAGACAAATACCCAGCCCAGCTGTCCGGCGGCCAGCAGCAGCGGGTGGCCATCGCACGTTCGCTGGCGATGAAGCCGAAGGTGATGTTGTTCGACGAGCCGACCAGTGCGCTCGACCCGGAGATGATCAACGAAGTGCTCGATGTCATGACCTCGCTGGCCTCCGAGGGCATGACGATGGTGGTGGTCACCCACGAGATGGGCTTCGCCCGTCGCGCCGCCAACCGGGTGGTGTTCATGGCCGACGGAGCGGTCGTGGAGGACGCCCCGCCGGTCGAGTTCTTCGACAACCCGCGCTCGGAGCGCGCCAAAGACTTCCTCGGCAAGATCCTCAACCACTAG
- the miaB gene encoding tRNA (N6-isopentenyl adenosine(37)-C2)-methylthiotransferase MiaB, producing MLTNDNPAGELPGSGEGRTYQVRTYGCQMNVHDSERLAGLLEAAGYHRAPEGTDADVVVFNTCAVRENADNKLYGNISHLAPRKQADPDMQIAVGGCLAQKDREGLLKKAPWVDVVFGTHNIGSLPTLLERARHNRQAQVEIAESLREFPSTLPAARESAYAAWVSISVGCNNTCTFCIVPALRGKEVDRRPDEILAEVQSLVDQGVLEITLLGQNVNAYGVSFADPGTPRDRGAFAALLRDCGRIDGLERVRFTSPHPAEFTDDVIEAMAQTPNVCPALHMPLQSGSDRMLRAMRRSYRAEKYLGIIDRVRAAMPDAAITTDIIVGFPGETEDDFAATLDVVRQARFSTAFTFQYSKRPGTPAAELDGQLPKAVVQERYNRLIELQEQISFEENTAQIGREVELLVATGEGRKDASTARMSGRARDGRLVHFTPGDATPRPGDIVTTTVTGAAPHHLIADAPLLGHRRTRAGDAHAAGQRPRTVGLGLPPVGRPQIEETTGCQQ from the coding sequence GTGCTGACCAACGACAATCCGGCGGGCGAACTGCCCGGTTCGGGCGAAGGTCGTACCTACCAGGTCCGCACCTACGGCTGTCAGATGAACGTCCACGATTCCGAGCGGCTCGCCGGGCTGCTCGAGGCCGCCGGATATCACCGCGCGCCCGAGGGCACCGACGCCGACGTGGTGGTGTTCAACACCTGCGCGGTCCGGGAAAATGCTGACAACAAGCTGTACGGCAACATCAGCCATCTGGCCCCGCGCAAGCAGGCCGACCCCGACATGCAGATCGCGGTGGGCGGCTGCCTGGCCCAGAAGGACCGCGAAGGCCTGCTGAAGAAAGCGCCGTGGGTCGACGTGGTCTTCGGCACCCACAACATCGGCTCACTGCCCACGCTGCTCGAGCGGGCCCGGCACAACCGGCAGGCTCAGGTCGAAATCGCCGAGTCCCTGCGGGAATTCCCCTCCACGCTGCCCGCTGCACGCGAATCCGCCTACGCTGCATGGGTTTCCATCTCAGTTGGCTGCAACAACACCTGCACGTTCTGCATCGTGCCTGCGCTGCGCGGCAAGGAGGTGGACCGCCGGCCCGACGAAATCCTCGCCGAGGTGCAGTCGCTGGTCGATCAGGGCGTGCTGGAGATCACCCTGCTGGGACAGAACGTCAACGCCTACGGAGTCTCGTTCGCCGACCCAGGCACCCCGCGCGATCGTGGCGCCTTCGCCGCACTGCTGCGTGATTGCGGGCGCATCGACGGACTGGAGCGGGTCCGGTTCACCTCACCGCACCCGGCCGAGTTCACCGACGACGTCATCGAGGCGATGGCCCAGACCCCGAATGTCTGCCCCGCCCTTCACATGCCGCTGCAGTCCGGGTCGGACCGCATGCTGCGGGCGATGCGGCGCTCCTACCGTGCCGAGAAGTATCTCGGCATCATCGACCGGGTACGCGCGGCGATGCCGGATGCGGCGATCACCACCGACATCATCGTCGGCTTCCCCGGCGAAACCGAGGACGACTTCGCCGCCACCCTGGACGTGGTGCGCCAGGCCCGGTTCAGCACCGCGTTCACCTTCCAGTACTCCAAGCGGCCCGGCACCCCGGCAGCCGAACTCGACGGTCAGCTTCCGAAAGCCGTTGTGCAGGAACGTTATAACCGACTCATCGAGCTGCAGGAGCAGATCTCCTTCGAGGAGAACACCGCGCAGATCGGTCGTGAGGTCGAATTGCTGGTGGCCACCGGCGAGGGCCGCAAAGACGCCAGCACCGCCCGGATGAGCGGACGCGCCCGCGACGGCCGGCTGGTGCATTTCACGCCGGGCGATGCCACCCCGCGCCCCGGCGACATCGTCACCACCACGGTCACCGGCGCCGCTCCGCACCACCTGATCGCCGATGCGCCGCTGCTGGGTCACCGCCGCACCCGTGCCGGCGACGCCCACGCCGCCGGGCAACGGCCCCGTACCGTCGGCCTGGGGCTGCCGCCGGTGGGCAGACCGCAGATCGAGGAAACGACGGGATGCCAGCAATGA